Part of the Trichoderma asperellum chromosome 1, complete sequence genome is shown below.
CAACTACAAGAGTCGGATTATAACAAATACAGTAAAATCtaagaaaaattaaattacttatcaGTCAggatatatagtttaatagtttcttatattatttaagtatattttactattataataaaattcctTATTGGTAttagaatataaataaatattttaaaatatattatccaaataatttttttctagcctcagttataataataaatatacaagTGTTATATATGTCCGACttgtatttattttcatttggtactagttttatatttggTTCGCCCTGTATTACTTGGTATATAGACACCTCAGTAGGGTGTGGCGGGACAGTATCGAGCTATACCAAAAGTTCCAACAGGGTTCCAAGGTGCCCGCTAGAATTTAGGAGCCCCATTTCTGCAGTATACAAGTGCTTATATATGCGCTTCAGTCCCCTTATTATTGTTACCTTTATTGCAGATCTATCTTTTTTTCATATAAAGCCTATGTGAATGTAGTCACCGTACCCTACGACATACTAAAGTTCAGCAGAGTGATAAGGGCATGAGAGTTGCATGTATTCTGATGCTAGATTGAAACTAAGCATGGATAGGCCACCTGGCAAGCGGGACAGCAAGTTTTCAAGGAAAGCGGCAGATGCTGATGCTACCTACCCGCCGGTCGCTGGACGCGAGGGACTGAAATCGCGCCTTGATGGTAATGAAGAAACCAATAACGGCGTTCTCACGCTGCCGGAATCACCTCATCACGAATCAACTCTTGCCGGCTTAAAATTAGATGAGACGCAGATCATCAATGCTCAGCTTGACTCACCCAATGTCGGCGTAAACTATTTTACGCTCTATCGTTATGCAGACGTTTGGGATtgcctcatcatcaccatcagtGCTCTTTGCgctattgctgctggtgctatACTTCCTCTATTATCCGTATGTAGAATACTAAAGTGATTACCCCCttcatgtctctctctctctatgtGTTTACTGACCTAAAGTTAATTGCGCAGATACTGTTTGGGCAATTAACATCGGCATTTCAGAGGATATCTCTTAATACTATAGCGTATCATGATTTTGAGGCGCAATTGAATAAGAATGTTCTGTACTTTGTCTACATCGGCATTGCCGAATTCGCAACAGTCTACGTCTCGACTGtaggttttatatataccGGAGAGCATATCACTCAAAAAATTCGGCAAGAATATCTCAAAGCTATTCTTCGTCAGAATATTGCCTTTTTCGATAATCTTGGAGCTGGTGAGATTACCACACGCATAACCGCTGACACCAATCTCATTCAAGATGGCATATCTCAAAAGATTGGCCTTACTCTCACAGCAATTGCCACATTTATTACCGCATTCATCATTGCCTACGCTACATATTGGAAACTGGCCCTCATCTGTACATCAACAATTGTATGCTTGCTACTGATCATGAGTGGAGGTTCTAATTTCATTATTCATTACAGTAAGCTGTCGTTTCAAAGCCTTGCCAACGGCAGCACTGTTGCCGAAGAAGTCATAAGCTCTATCCGAACGGCCACCGCGTTTGGAACCCACGATAGGCTTGCACGACAATATGATTCGCATTTAATTGCAGCTGAAAGATCCGGTATCAAAATGCAAATCATCCAAGCGGTCATGATCGGCTCTCTTTACGCTATAATGTTCTGGAACTATGGTCTGGGATTTTGGCAAGGATCGCGCTTTCTAGTCAATGGGGAGGCCGACATTGGTCAGATTTTGACCATCCTTATGGCTATTCTCACCGGTTCTTACTCACTTGGAAACGTTGCTCCGAACAGCCAGGCTTTCAATAGCGCTGTGGCTGCCGCAGCCAAAATATACAGCACTATTGATCGCCAATCGCCTCTTGATCCAGCGGCTGAAGACGGAGAAACGCTCAAACATGTTGAGGGTACCCTTGAACTACGAAACGTAAAACACAGATATCCTTCTCGACCTGATATCCTTGTGATGGATGACATAAGTGTACTCATTCCAGCTGGTCGTACAACTGCACTTGTGGGACCTTCTGGCTCTGGGAAGAGCACTATTATCGGGCTGGTAGAACGATTTTACAATCCCGTAGGCGGCGAGATCCTCCTGGATGGGCATAACATACAGTCCTTAAACCTTCGGTGGCTTCGTAACAAAATCTCGCTCGTTGGACAAGAGCCTGTCCTCTTTTCCGCTACGATTTTtgaaaatataaagtttggTCTGACCGGCACTCCATTCGAGAATGAGCCCGAAGAGGCGAAACAAAATCGGATTGAAGAAGCGGCCAAAATGGCCAACGCACACAAATTTATTACTTCTCTGCCGGATGGGTATGGCACGCATGTTGGGGAACGAGGCTTCTTGCTCTCAGGCGGCCAAAAACAGCGAATTGCTATTGCTCGTGCGATCGTTGGAGACCCGAAGATTCTATTACTGGATGAAGCCACGTCGGCGCTAGACACCAAATCTGAAGAAATTGTACAGGCTGCTCTCGACAAAGCTGCCGAGGGGCGCACCACTATCACAATTGCACATCGACTATCCACCATAAAAACGGCCGATAATATTGTCGTTGTAGTTGATGGTAAGATCGCGGAACAAGGGACTCATGAAGAATTACTCTGCGCACAAGGCGAATATTTCAACCTCGTGGAAGCCCAGAAGTCTGGTAACCTTAACGAAGCCCAAGGCAAGAGAAAAGCGTTtgtggaaaaagaagaagccgcaGAATCCGGTATTTCTATAGACAATATTTCCAGGGTCCCAACATCTCAAAGCGGAGTATCCGAGACGACGACGTACAATGAAAAGTCAATGGCAACACCCAGGCAGCAAAATTTGGCCAACCAATCAATCGTCTCTCAGACTGAAAAGATGACCGAGGCTGTAAATTATCTATTACCATGGAACCTGATCAAGTTCACCGCGTCTTTTAATCGGCCTGAGCTTATATTGATTATCATTGGCCTTGCCTTTGCAATCTTGGCTGGCTGTGGCCAGCCCTCTCAGGCTGTTATCTATTCCAAGGGAATCAATACATTGGCACTACCACCGCCCCTTTACAAGAAGCTCAGGCAGGATGCCAATTTTTGGTCTCTCATGTTATTTATCCTCGGTATAGCCCAATTTGTCCTCTTTTCTATACAAGGCGTCTGTTTTGGAATCAGCTCAGAAAGGTTACTTCGCCGCACTAGGAGCAAAACTTTCAGGGTTATACTACGACAAGATACGACTTTTTTTGACGAACATACCACTGGCGCTCTGACATCCTTTCTCTCCACTGAACCCAAATACCTGTCAGGCATCAGTGGAGTAGTACTTGGCACTATTCTAATGGTGTCGACGACGCTGACGGCATCAATGGTCGTTGCCCTAGCCATTGGATGGAAACTGGCTTTAGTATGTATCTCCATCGTGCCTGTACTCTTGTTTTGTGGCTTTTGCAGGGTCTCGATGCTAGCTCGATTCCAAGCCCAGTCCAAGAAGGCCTACGAAAGGTCCGCCAGCTATGCTTGCGAGGCAACCTCGGCTATCCGCACAGTGGCTTCGCTCTGTCGTGAAGACGATGTTTTCGCCACCTACAAAGCCCAGCTAGATGATCAAGCACGAACTAGTTTTTTTTCCGTGCTGAAGTCCTCGACTTTTTATGCGTTATCACAAgcacttacttttttttgcatgGCCTTGGGATTTTGGTATGGTGGCACACTACTCGGTAAGCACGAGTATACCATTTTCCAATTTTTCGTCTGCTTCAGCGAAGTCATATATGGCGCTCAAGCCGCAGGCTCAGTCTTCTCCAACGCTCCAGATATCGGAAAAGCCAAGAATGCAGCTGCTGAGCTGAAAAATGTCTTCGACCGCAAACCCTCGATTGACGTATGGTCTAAGGAAGGCGATAACATCGACAACGTTGCAGGATCTATTGAATTCCGCAACGTGCACTTCAGATATCCCACACGCCCCACACAGCCCGTGCTTTCTGGTCTTAACCTGACGGTCAAACCTGGGCAGTTCGTGGCTTTGGTTGGCGCCAGTGGATGTGGGAAGAGTACAACGATTGCGCTACTTGAGCGCTTCTACGATGCACTTTCGGGTTCTATTTATGTCGACGGCAAGGATATTTCACACCTGAATGTCAATTCATATCGAAGTCATCTTGCTCTCGTCAGTCAAGAGCCAACGCTTTATCAAGGCACTATTCGCAGCAATATTCTCCTCGGCAGCAACGATCTGAGCGTGACGGAGGAGCAGGTGATAAAGGTTTGTAAAGATGCCAACATATATGACTTCATTCTTTCGCTCCCGTACGTATTCCCCGCGACCCAACCACTCTTCTTTCCCAATTGTAATTTTGCTTTTGTTGACTAGCATTACAGAGAGGGCTTGGACACACTGGTTGGTAACAAGGGTGGCATGTTATCCGGTGGACAGAAACAGCGTGTTGCCATTGCCCGGGCGCTTCTTCGAGATCCAAAAATCCTTTTACTTGATGAAGCAACCTCGGCTCTTGACTCGGAGTCAGAGCGAGTGGTCCAAGCAGCTTTAGATGCTGCGATGCGAGACCGCACAACCATCGCAGTGGCTCATCGTCTCAGTACGATTCAAAAGGCAGACGTCATTTACGTATTCGACCAAGGCCGTATTGTAGAAAGCGGAACTCATCATCAGCTAATAAAACAGAAGGGTCGCTACCATGAGCTGGTGTATCTGCAAAGCATCGAAGATTTGGCCTAGGAGTGTCTTATTTAGCGTTTGCCGTAATATTTTGGTGGGTCAAATACAATACCATATCTCAACCGCCTAACAAGCATGTCAATTATCACTTTgtttaaatctattataaatacatCTTACAGCCCGAGTCAAGATGGACAATCCAATAGGTATACTCAGGCACATTCTCTTAATCTGAAACTAGCACTTCCGCCTCGGAGAGTTGTAAGGTCGCTTAGCTTAAACACAGTTGAGTGATATACCTAATGAGCAGCAGGTGCGGGCATATGTACCGTTACGTTTAGAACGACAGACAACCAACAGTATTGGCTGCATTTTCAACCAACACGCCCCATTTCCCTATTTGCTCGTAGACTTTTTCCAATAGCATCCTGTATGATTTTTGGAAAGCTGTTTTTTAGCGAGATAATTAATGGCTTTCTCTGTGCTTCCCCCTGGAACGCAAACATCTTTCCTCAATGTATGTATAGACCTATCTGTTTCCTGCGATAACAACCCGGAGCCCACGCAAGACTGAACGATCAAACTGCGGGCAATATCTGTCGGCAAGCCATGAGATTCTGCTGCAGCAATTATGGATTCgataagataataaaaatgTGCCGGGGCGGAACTGACAAGAGTTAGCACAGAATATATAGCATACCTATTTGCAAAACGTGTAGGCTCCTTTCCGTTCCAGTTATGCACGTCATGATCTTTGCATATTCGGCATGTTCCGCATCCACAAAGCAAtagaaatgaaaaaaaattatgcAACATACCCAGATATTGCTGCGACTACATCGAGTAGAGATTCCTGAGGAAGGACGCTAATTGCTGGAGATACCTCGCGGAAAACGGCGGCGACAAGCTCTATCCGTGAGAGTGCTCTGTCGCTTGGAAATAAAGCCGTAGCTCCTTGACGACACATAACAGGAGTATTAGGCATTGATCTTACAATTGGAGTTTCTTCAGGAAGCCAGGTCTGGAGCTGAGCTACTGAAATTCCAGGACACATTGTAACCACAGTTGGCCGTGATGTTACATCTAGAGTTTTAATGATGCCAGCCAACTCTAGGCAGATCTTTGGCACATCTATTGGGAGAGTACAGATAAGAACAACATGAGAGTCGGATTGTTGTGAAGTGACCGTACTCCAAATGGTCGGGTCCAGATTATTATTCGTAACAGTAGCAAGGGGAAACTTCGCTTTCAATTCGTCGATCTGCTCCTGTCGACGAGCTGTAACTGAGATTTTGCATCCATCTCTCCAGCTACTATTTGTCGAGTAAATTCCACTTATGAGGGCCTGTGCAAGACATCCGCCTCCTATGAATGTGAGTTGATTAGGTGTTGACTTTCCAGATTCCATAGCTTTCAAATTGGGTTGTGTCAAAGTCTCATCCGGGAACTATTTGTGTGTATTAGGCGCAGAATAATTGAACAAAGTAATATGAAGACTCTTCAAGATAACCTCTATGATAACTCTTCAGTAATGTGTGCTGACTTGATATTAAGACAAATGACGGTGTAAATGAATACCCACTTTTTTGGTGCTTATAGCTGGGCGCGATATACTCAATGCGAACGATGTTGCGTATTGCAGTTTCCTGATCTTACTTcaacaaaagagagatgcACTAAACAAAGTCTTAATTTCCATATTCGATTATGTACCATCTAATAACTCGCTTATTGAATTGCGTAATAGACTTGATTTGGCCAAAATCTTACTGTTCATGGGGGTCGTTCTAAATGCCAACCATGTAAGTCTTGTATTACAGAGGGTATCGAATCGATGGTCCAAAGCTACGCTACACACGTCGTCTCCGCAGCTCCCGGGCTTTAACAAAGGTTCCTTCATTGCTCGAGAGAGATGATCCTTGGGCATCCACCTCCCTAATCTATTTGTGGTTTTGTTCTGGATAATAGCCCCGTACTAGGTACTCGTATACGAAATCTTGGAGAAGCGTGAGCTGTCTTATTTCTACCTATCGGCCAACTATAAAGGCGGATCTCCACatggggaagaagaacagcAGGGTTCCGTAAACAAAGCTCGGATCACCAagacgagaaagaaaacattCTAGGTGGTAATGGAACTTCCAGATAACGGTTGACAATGCCTGCACCAGATGATGGCCCAGAGTCTTCACCTCTCATACAGGCATCTGATGAAGATAcagagagcagagagcaaCAGAAAGCAGACATCTTCGAATGGGGCAAAGTTGCTATTCAGAATGCCGCTTTGGCAGCAACTTTTCTCGTCCTATATGCATTCGCCGACATCTTGAGATATATATCAACAGTTCGTCTTGTCGAACTCGGCATTTGTCGTGAGCATTTTCTCCAAAGCGACCCCCAATCTGAAGAATATTATCGCAACATTCCAGAGCATCTCTGCAAGCTACCAAGCATTCAGCAGCGGCTCGCACACCTACGTGGCTATTTGGCAGCTTTGGAAGCCATTGTTGGTCTAGTCTTTACACTCCCATACGGCCTGCTTGTTGACCGCATTGGAGAGCGCCTGGTTGCTGGGATCAACGTTATAGGATACTTGCTCTCCTGCGCATGGATTATCGTGGTTTGCTACTGTTGGCAGATTTTCCCCATATGGAGCGCCGTGCTAGCACCGCTATTCAGGATAATTGGTGGCGGATCACCAATTCTCTCATCAATCATATACTCAATTGCAGCGAAAAGTACTCCGGATTCCAGCAGGTAAGTCCCCCACGCCAGCATCCAATTTGGGGCTATGGACGCACTAACTGTACCCACAGATCTctgtgtttcttttttttcatggCTGCACAGCTCCTGACCGAAATCATATCAATCACGGTAGCGGCGCAATTACTTGACCATAATCTTCTATTTACGCTCATGATTATAAATTTTCCTGTTGGCCTTTTATGCCTTGCCACGCTTTCTATCATCCGCCCCTGCGCGACTCATCCTGCCGCTCCACTACTAAGAGATGGGTATGAGTCGGTGAGAGGATCAGCAACAAAGGTTCTTGGGTCTATTCGAGGCAGCAGCCACGTTCTTTCGGAACTTTTGCAAGACAGTAATGTTGTTGCACTACTCGTTACAGTCCCTGTGGCCAAGCTCGTGAACCCTGTTACCGAACTAATGCTTCAGTATATTGCTAAAAAATTTGACCTATCGCTTGCCTCAGTCAGTTACAGATCCACATCCTTCCTCCTACGTTGGCCTATTTTCTCACTGGTAGCTAGGCTAGTCGAGCGTTGTCTATTCAAGCAATCGAAAGTTTGATCATTTTTATCGTCATTCTACCAATCCTGAAGAGAGTTTTTGAAGTCAGGCTCCATATTGTATCTGCAAAAGCGGACCTATTCATTGCCCAGTATGGCTTTTTGTTCATGAGCGCTGGCTGCATCATTATGGCGGTATCTCAATCATTGGCGGCCTTTATTGCAGGTCGGGATTATTTACTCCCTCAACTTACTCGCATCCGGCTAACTGTAATCTCGCAGGGCTTTTCGTATTCACACTTGGTTGCAGCACAAGGCCAGCTCTACAGTCTCTGCTAACCGATCTAGTTAAGCGTGAGCATATCTCTGTTCTTTATGCTATTATTGCGGTTTGTGATGGTATAGGATCAGCCGCTGGTGCGTTTATACTCAACCGATCCTTTGCAATTGCCATTGGGTGGGATAATAAGTTGTATCTCGGATTGCCATTCGTTATCGGCATGGCGTGTTATATTCTTGGCTTCGTGGGATCCATGCTCGTGAGGGGCGATGCGCTTCTATTAAACCGGAATGGGTAGCTGGAGAACTGCTCTACGCAACCTCCTGGCATTTTCGATGAATTGTTTCAAGATGGGTTCCTTCAAATTACATCTTATCCTATCCTACGAAGAATGCTAGTATGTTCCTGAGATTCTCATATGCTGAAACTCGCCCGCTGTCATAAATGACACATCTTTTGCTTTCGCTGTGTCGTGTAGCAATGGGCGTAAACTCGCCGCTCGATTAGGCTTCGCAAAATACGCAATGGAAAAGCGTTCCTCCACCGTATCCTGCATTGGTCTCGTCTGATCTTCCTGCGCTAATAAGACAGGCAAGTGTACACGATGCCGAGCGCTGCATAATCCGGTCCACATCTGCAGACAATCTCCCACATTGAGTATACACTCGTAACGCCCGCCACTCTCGATATCAACAAATTCACCACTTCCGGACGGCAGCTCCATTTCTAGGGAAACCGTTAGCAGCTTCTTCATTAAGGCTAGCTTAGGCAAAGAAAGCGCATGGAAAGTGGGGGAGATTTGCGCCAACTGGGAAACAAAATTGAACATAATTCTTACGCAATCCACCGACGTCGTCTTGGAACAATATAGTAATGGTGCCAAAATCAGTGTGAGCTGCAATACGAGTCGAGTGGGAAAATTCGCCACGTGGTACGGCAGGATAATGCGTCAAGCGCAGTTCGTTTGACTGCTCAGAATGCAGCTGACTCAGAGTCTGCCTGGGGAGCCCTAGGCCAACGGAAATGGCTTCAAGAATGGCTAGTTCGGCGCGATAGCAACTTGAAAAGAATGATGTGAAAGTGGGCTGAAATGCGTCGTGCACACCGGGTGGCGGCCATATGTTGCCATAAAGTGCATCTTGTGGTGATCCAATGTCATATGATTCCTAGTCGAGCGAATTGGTTATCAGAGTGTGAAATCTGTGAAAGTCCGGTGCTCGCTGGCAAACCTTCATATCCTTAAGCAGGGGCCTTAGTACAGACGTGCCATGGTTTGAGACGGCAGAGACATTCTCAATGCCGAATGCACTGTAACCTCGGTGGGGGTTTGCTGTGGGAGGGTGGGGAGACTTCAGTTTCTGGTCCAAAGGCAGCTGGAAAAACTCTCGACTCTAGCGAGTGGTTAGCGTACGCTTTGCATTTCAATGCACACAAGATTGCTCAACTGTCTCAAAGGCTCCGTCGATATCTGATGGCGGAATGCCAATATTGACCAATCTAGCAAAGCCAAACTGCTTCAAGCTCGACACAAGTTGACGGCAAAAGCCCTCCCGCTCAGAGGGATTGGTGCTATAAAAATGGGAGAAATCAAGCCGCTCGAACATGGTTTGATGTTAGACAATGTAGGGCTATCAGATACCTTATTCTTCCTAGTTGTTCAAATGCTACGGAGCattgtaataatattatCCGTTGTAAGACGTCGTATTTAACATGCTGTGGCTTCCAAGGGAGACAATGTTACAATGACCCAAGTCGTGCCATGGTGTCGGGACGGCTTGGAACTAAGGCCGCATATCCTTTgctagtacggagtaggtcCACGATCTTTTGGAAACTCTACACATGCTAGAGTACGGGGAAATGATTGAACTGCCCCAGGGGTATCACACCATGGCGAGTAACTAGCCACCGTAAACAGGTTAAAATCCACCCATGGGAGATAACATTGGTAATAGAAACCTCGGTAGTGCTGATTTTTGGCTGTATTGGATCAGCACATGTTGCGGGTGCGCGGTAAGCAAAAGGCATCCTCCGCAGTTGCGTTTTGTGAGGCCCATAATACTATCTCATTTTTGCAAAGGTAAAACATCACCTAGTAGTTTGTGGAATACATGAATGTTAGGTCAAGATGAAATCTAATGAATACGCACGGGATTTAGCCTAGGatactatatatatcaaAGTCACTAAGCTATAGGGTACAGAGCTCTCGCGGGCTGAACAATGACATTTACGTACGTTATCTTGTCCTCTGCAATCTTTAGCTTGTTTTTACTAATACTCGCAGAAGCTTGCAGGTAAAACGCACCATATGCCGTGATTGTTTCTACACAAACGGATGAGCTGGAACTTGAATACTTATCTTCGCCTGCGAACAGCTCCGCAGATAACATGAAATCCTAGTAGGGGTATTTCATTATACCTCCACCTCAGTCAATAATTCCGCAAGTATACAGCAACGGAGAACGTAAGCCAAGTTACAAGTTTTGACCATAATTGTACTTTCGAACATGTCTGAGACACAAGGTCTCGATAGCTCAGCCAAGGTCATGGCAGATGAACGATTCGTCCCACCCAACTCTAAGAGTGATTCCGTGTCAGAACAAGACCTTGATCAGATATGGACTTGGAATGCTTCGATACCGCCTGCAGTGGAAGGTTGCGTTCACGATCTGATCAAGGAAATCGCTCGGAACCAGCCAGATGCACTAGCAATTTGCGCCTGGGATGGTGATTTGACCTATTCTCAGTTGGACAACCTGGCTAACGAGGTTGCCCATCGTATTCTCGAGTTTGGCATCGAACCAAAGTCGAACATACCAATTTTATGTCCAAAGTCACGATGGACTTGTATCGCAATGCTTGGTGTGATCAAAGCAGGATGCAGCGCGATCGCCCTTGATGGGACTCAGCCTGATACAAGATTGCGATCAATCGTCCACCAGACAAAACCTAGATTAATCGTTTCATCAGCTACATATGCCTCAAGGGCGGCTCTGTTGATGGATGTGCCAGTCCTTCAGCTTGATGACACATTATTGGAAGTTCAGGAACTCCCAAGGGAGCATTTATCTTCATTACCCTCTGTTTTGCCATCCGATATTGTGTATATATCGTTCACGTCGTAAGTGGTTCTCGGcgtttctttcctttttagCTTCCTTTGGGAAAACTGGACGTGGTGCTTGTGTGAAGCAGGCTACAACAGCTCTCACTTCAAGTGTATCTCTAACTTGTTGCATTATATTATTGACACATGGGGATTATATAGAGGTACGACTGGGCAGCCCAAAGGTGCCTGTATTAGCCATTCGAATGTTAGAAGTGCAGTTCACTACCAAGGCAAGAAGCTTGGATTTCACCCAGGAGCGCGTGTGTTTGACTTTGCTCCGTATTCCTTCGATGTAGCATGGAGCAACTTTTTGCATACGCTATGC
Proteins encoded:
- a CDS encoding uncharacterized protein (antiSMASH:Cluster_1.1), with protein sequence MESGKSTPNQLTFIGGGCLAQALISGIYSTNSSWRDGCKISVTARRQEQIDELKAKFPLATVTNNNLDPTIWSTVTSQQSDSHVVLICTLPIDVPKICLELAGIIKTLDVTSRPTVVTMCPGISVAQLQTWLPEETPIVRSMPNTPVMCRQGATALFPSDRALSRIELVAAVFREVSPAISVLPQESLLDVVAAISGYVA
- the MDR1_1 gene encoding GTPase-activating protein (SMCOG1288:ABC transporter related protein~TransMembrane:6 (i325-350o370-397i440-467o473-494i557-575o587-608i)~antiSMASH:Cluster_1.1), producing the protein MDDISVLIPAGRTTALVGPSGSGKSTIIGLVERFYNPVGGEILLDGHNIQSLNLRWLRNKISLVGQEPVLFSATIFENIKFGLTGTPFENEPEEAKQNRIEEAAKMANAHKFITSLPDGYGTHVGERGFLLSGGQKQRIAIARAIVGDPKILLLDEATSALDTKSEEIVQAALDKAAEGRTTITIAHRLSTIKTADNIVVVVDGKIAEQGTHEELLCAQGEYFNLVEAQKSGNLNEAQGKRKAFVEKEEAAESGISIDNISRVPTSQSGVSETTTYNEKSMATPRQQNLANQSIVSQTEKMTEAVNYLLPWNLIKFTASFNRPELILIIIGLAFAILAGCGQPSQAVIYSKGINTLALPPPLYKKLRQDANFWSLMLFILGIAQFVLFSIQGVCFGISSERLLRRTRSKTFRVILRQDTTFFDEHTTGALTSFLSTEPKYLSGISGVVLGTILMVSTTLTASMVVALAIGWKLALVCISIVPVLLFCGFCRVSMLARFQAQSKKAYERSASYACEATSAIRTVASLCREDDVFATYKAQLDDQARTSFFSVLKSSTFYALSQALTFFCMALGFWYGGTLLGKHEYTIFQFFVCFSEVIYGAQAAGSVFSNAPDIGKAKNAAAELKNVFDRKPSIDVWSKEGDNIDNVAGSIEFRNVHFRYPTRPTQPVLSGLNLTVKPGQFVALVGASGCGKSTTIALLERFYDALSGSIYVDGKDISHLNVNSYRSHLALVSQEPTLYQGTIRSNILLGSNDLSVTEEQVIKVCKDANIYDFILSLPEGLDTLVGNKGGMLSGGQKQRVAIARALLRDPKILLLDEATSALDSESERVVQAALDAAMRDRTTIAVAHRLSTIQKADVIYVFDQGRIVESGTHHQLIKQKGRYHELVYLQSIEDLA
- a CDS encoding uncharacterized protein (EggNog:ENOG41~antiSMASH:Cluster_1.1), with the translated sequence MFERLDFSHFYSTNPSEREGFCRQLVSSLKQFGFARLVNIGIPPSDIDGAFETSREFFQLPLDQKLKSPHPPTANPHRGYSAFGIENVSAVSNHGTSVLRPLLKDMKESYDIGSPQDALYGNIWPPPGVHDAFQPTFTSFFSSCYRAELAILEAISVGLGLPRQTLSQLHSEQSNELRLTHYPAVPRGEFSHSTRIAAHTDFGTITILFQDDVGGLQMELPSGSGEFVDIESGGRYECILNVGDCLQMWTGLCSARHRVHLPVLLAQEDQTRPMQDTVEERFSIAYFAKPNRAASLRPLLHDTAKAKDVSFMTAGEFQHMRISGTY
- a CDS encoding uncharacterized protein (TransMembrane:10 (i37-55o110-130i137-163o169-191i203-226o232-253i337-356o376-409i430-451o466-488i)~EggNog:ENOG41~antiSMASH:Cluster_1.1), which gives rise to MPAPDDGPESSPLIQASDEDTESREQQKADIFEWGKVAIQNAALAATFLVLYAFADILRYISTVRLVELGICREHFLQSDPQSEEYYRNIPEHLCKLPSIQQRLAHLRGYLAALEAIVGLVFTLPYGLLVDRIGERLVAGINVIGYLLSCAWIIVVCYCWQIFPIWSAVLAPLFRIIGGGSPILSSIIYSIAAKSTPDSSRSLCFFFFMAAQLLTEIISITVAAQLLDHNLLFTLMIINFPVGLLCLATLSIIRPCATHPAAPLLRDGYESVRGSATKVLGSIRGSSHVLSELLQDSNVVALLVTVPVAKLVNPVTELMLQYIAKKFDLSLASASRALSIQAIESLIIFIVILPILKRVFEVRLHIVSAKADLFIAQYGFLFMSAGCIIMAVSQSLAAFIAGLFVFTLGCSTRPALQSLLTDLVKREHISVLYAIIAVCDGIGSAAGAFILNRSFAIAIGWDNKLYLGLPFVIGMACYILGFVGSMLVRGDALLLNRNG